ATCTTTTTCATGAACCAGTTGCGGTCAAAGCAGAAGTGATTGCTTGCGGCGCATTTTCAGCTCATGCCGACCATAAACAACTCATGGATTGGCTCACAAGCGTTAAAACGCCCGTGCGTCAGATTTTCTTTACTCACGGCGATCGGGAAGGGTTGGTCGCGCTCGAGCAGGCGGTCTCAAAAGAACTCAACTGGCAGACCCACATTCCCCGTTTTGGCGAACATATCACTTTGTAATTGATAATTCAGAGTTGATAGGTCATAGTTTTGGTATGCAAAATATCTATTTAGGTTCAGATCATGCGGGTTTTGAGTATAAACAAAAACTTATCCAGCTTTTGCGTGAACATGAACAAGATTTAGGCCTTAGCCAGATTATCGATTTGGGTCCAGAAACTTTAACTCCCGACGACGACTACCCAGAGTATGCGTTTCGAGTCGCTGAACAGGTTGCGAATGCGCCCGCCGCTCTTGGAATTTTGATCTGTGGCAACGGTCAGGGCGTGTGCCTTGCCGCCAACAAAGTTGTCGGCAGTCGCGCCGTTTCGGCCTTTTCGCCTTTGATGGCCGCCTCAACCCGCACAGACGATCATGCCAACATTCTATGTCTGCCAGCTCGATTTTTATCTTGGGCACAGATTCAAGAGATTGTTACGACTTGGCTTAAAGCCCAGCCGAATCCGGAAATCCGACACCTGCGACGCCTGGCATTAGTTAAAAAATACGAAACTAACCGCCCGCGTTTATGACTCCGACGCTTGTGCCAGCGATTTTAGCAAAGACATCAGCGGAATTGGCACTCCAATTCGACCAAGTGCGAAATTTGAGCTCACTCTTGAGCTATGATGTCGCTGATGGTCAGTTTGTACCCAGTCTCACTCCGTCCCCGCGTGATTTTCCACAAACATCTAAGGCAGAAATCTTTTGGCATTTGATGGTGGAAAAACCTTTGGAATTCATCGATGAATGCTTAGCTTTACCGACAAAAATCATTGCCGTCCAGGCAGAGGCCGGCGGGGCGCCAGCAGCCATTGAGAAGTTAGCAAGTTCACCTGTTTTAACTGGTTTGGTTGTTAACCCGAGCACGCCGGTGCGCGCGTTGGAGCAATTTTTACCCCAAGTCGATTTGATTCAAATTATGACTGTTATCCCGGGTGCTCAAGGCCAACATTTTTTACCGGCAATGTTGCCTAAGTTGAGCCAGCTCCGTTGCCTGAAGTCTGATCTAATGCTGGCAGTCGATGGTGGGGTGAGTAGTGCTACAATTGAGTCAGTCCTACGTTATCGGCCCGATTATATTGTGGTGGGAAGCGCTCTAACGCGCGCGCGCGATCCAGCTGAAGAGTGGCGCGTTTTGAGTCGTTTGGTTGCCGCAAGTTAAGCGCAAGAGGAGGGGTGTGACGATTTGTGAGCTTGAGAAGCAAGCGAACGCAATTCGGCAAGACATTATTAAGATGCTTGTCAGAGCCGGTTCTGGTCACTCGGCCGGCCCGCTTGGGATGGCCGATGTTTTTACCGCACTTTATTTCAATTCACTCCATCATAAGCCAAAACAGCCAACTTGGTCGGAGCGCGATCGAGTCGTGCTTTCAAACGGTCATATCTGTCCGGTGCTCTACGCCACTCTTGCCCATGCGGGTTATTTCCCAAAAAAAGAACTGTTCACCTTACGCGCTTTTGGCACACGACTTCAAGGACATCCGCATCGCGGAACTTTGCCGGGAATTGAAACTACCTCGGGGCCGCTTGGCTCGGGTCTCTCGCAGGCCGCCGGAATGGCGCTTGCCGGTCGGATGGACGCCGCTCGCTGGCGAGTTTATTGTTTGATGTCTGACGGTGAGCACGACGCTGGCAACACCTGGGAGGCAGTAATGTTTGCTGGCAAGGAAAAATTCTCGAATCTGACGGCAATTTTGGATCGGAATAATATTCAAATCGATGGTTTTACAGAAGATGTTATGCCGCTTGAGCCACTCGCGGAAAAATACCGCGCCTTCGGTTGGCAAGTCTTGGAAACCGATGGGCATAATATCAAGGCGATTATCGATTCAGTTAATCAGGCGCGTTCAACTTTTGAGCAACCAACGCTGATTCTTGCGCATACGATTCCGGGCAAGGGTGTGAGTTTTATGGAGCAGAGATTTGAGTGGCATGGCAAGTCGCCAAATAAAATCGAAGCCCAAAAAGCCCTCCATGAGCTCCGCACCTTGCAAGGTAAAATTTGAGGGGAACATGAGTAGTCTAGAACGAGTGCCAATTCGGGATGGTTACGGCGACGGTTTGCTGTTAGCTGGCAGGCAAAATCCTAGTGTAGTCGCATTGTGTGCCGATCTAACTGAATCAACGCGAACAGAGCTGTTTGCCAAGGCTTTCCCCAAGCGATTTGTGGAGATTGGGGTTGCCGAGCAGAACTTGGCAACGGTGGCTTCAGGCTTAGCCGCGGCCGGAAAAATTCCTTTTATGACCAGCTACGCAAGTTTTTCGCCGGGCCGAAACTGGGAACAAATTCGCACCACCATTTGCTACAACAACCAGCCTGTGAAGATTATTGGTTCACACGCGGGAATCTCGGTCGGTCCTGACGGTGCGACTCATCAAGCGCTTGAAGATATTGCGCTTATGCGAGTGCTGCCGAATATGACTGTGCTTGTGCCCTGTGATCATATTGAGGCGCGGAAAGCCACACTCGCGACTCTCGATCATCCAGGCCCGGTGTATCTGCGCTTGGCGCGCGAACCAACGCCTGTACTCACCACCGAATCAACGCCGTTCAAGATTGGCCAAGCGCAAGTTTATAAATTGGGCACAGACGTGAGCTTGGTTGCCTGCGGCCCGCTTGTATATGAAACGCTTATCGCCGCCGAAGAGCTCGCTCTTAAAAAAATTTCTGCTCGGGTGATTAATTGTCATACGATTAAACCCTTAGATGAAGCAACTCTGCTTGCCGCTTTCCAAGAAACTGGCGCTGTGGTTACGGTTGAGGAGCATCAGATGGCTGGCGGCTTGGGTGGCGCGATTGCTGAATTAGCGACTCAATACGCGCCAGTGCCGATCGAAAGAGTTGGTGTGCGTGATCGCTATGGCGAATCCGGTCCGCCAGAGATTTTGTTGGAGCATTTTCATCTGAAAGCGCGTGATATTACAGCGGCGGCAGTGCGCGCCCTTAAGCGCAAGGAGGCATGATGGCGAGTGCGGTTCAGCTTTTTAATCAAGCCAGGCATGAAGGTTGGGCAATCGGCGCTTTTAATGTTGCCAATCTTGAAACTATTCAGGCGATCTGTCAGGCCGCGGCGCGGCTTGAGGCGCCGGTGTTAATTGAATCATCGCCCGGTGAAACCGAGTATATTGGTGCAAAGGCGTTAGCCGATTTGGTTTCGGCCTATCGCGAGCGCTATGGCGTGCAGGTCTTTCTCAACCTCGATCACGCTATAACTGAAGAAGTAATCACCGAGGCGCTCGCAGTGGGCTATGATTTGATTCATTTCGATGGTGGCGAACTTGAATTTGCTGAAAACCTAAAGCGCACTCAACAGCTTGTCCGCGTTGTTCATCGTCATAAAAAACTTATTGAGGGCGAGATCGATCATATCACTGGTTCCTCAACCTTGCATAAAGAATCAGCCAAAACAGCTCAAGACAGTGCGCATTTTACAGATCCAGAACAGGCACACGAGTTTGTGCGAGTTACCAATATCGATACACTCGCCGTCTCGATCGGCAATGTGCATGGGGTCTACGCCACGCCGCCCAGGCTCGATCTTGAACGACTTGCAAAAATTCACACTCAAGTACCCTGCTTCCTTTCATTGCATGGCGGTTCTGGTATATCCGAAGCAGATATACGGGCCGCGATTAAAGCGGGTATCACAAAGGTCAACGTTAACAGCGAGTTGCGGATTGCGTTTTTGACGGCGCTTCAGAAAGCCGTCAAGGCGCCCAAGGAAATGGCGGCCTACAAATATCTCCCGCCGGTGATTAAGGCAGTTCAAGCAATTGTTGAGAAAAAAATCACCCTCTTTGGGAGCACGGGCAAGGCGAAACGAACCTGGATTAAAAGGATAATTGCATGAAGACTATGAATTCTGTCGATTTTCTCTCAATTGGTGACACGCAGTACGATACGATTCTTTCACTCGCGCCAGAGGAAGTCTCGGTTCGCTGTCGATTGAACCGCGAAGATTGCAAAATGTGTCTCGATTACGCTGGTAAAATTCCAGTTTCAGAACTTCACGCTATGGTTGCTGGGAATGCGGCGAATGTGGCGGTGACAGCGGCGCGCCTTGATGGCACCGTGGCGCTCTGGACGCTTCTTGGCGATGATGAGATTGCCGATGAGGAAATCCAGACCCTTCAGCGTGAGGGAATTACGACCGCGTGGATGGAAAAAGTGCCTGGCGCCGAGAGTAATCGTTCGACCGTGATCACCGTCAATGGAGAGCGGACAATTCTTGTCTATCATGCTCCACGGCGCTATGTTTTGCCTAAAAATTTGCCGTCGGCGCGCATCGTCTACTTCACAAGTATGGGGCCGGGCGCCGAGACGCTTTTCCCGGCGGTGATTCGCTATGTAGAACGCACCGGAGCGCGTTTAGTTTACCAACCAGGCACGTATCAGCTTCGCCTGGGCGCCGAGCGCGCGCAACCACTCTTGGCGCTGGTGAACTGCATAATCATGAATAAAGAGGAAGCGCAAGCCTACACTCATCATCGCGCCGGCAAGCCTTTGGAGTTACTGCGTGCCTTGAAACGTTTAGGCGCCAAGATCGCTGTCGTTACTGATGGCACGAACGGCTCCTACGCGACCGATGGCGAGACAAGTTGGTCTATGGGCATTCGGCCTGAAATTCCGCGGATTGAAGCAACAGGCGCGGGCGATGCTTTCGCCTCGGCTTTTGGTGTCGCGCTCTTAGAAGGCGCAACGATTCCCGAAGCGCTTCGCTGGGGTACATTTAATGCCGAGGGCGTGATTCAGGAATTCGGCCCGCAAAAAGGCATTCTCAAGCGCAAGCAACTTGAAGAGTTATGTCTCCGTTACCCGCAGTTCGTGGCGAAAGAAATTGAAAGGAAGGCATGAGAATTGTTGTCACTCGCAGAATTCCAGAAGAAGGACTGGCGCTCTTGAGGCGCATCGGCACAGTTGAGGTTTATACTCATGATAAAATTATTCCGCGCGCAGAACTCTTAAAGCGAATTCATGGCGCTAATGCGGCGCTGACACTGCTCACCGAAAAGGTTGACGCTGAATTTTTTGAGGCCGCTGGTTCAAGTTTGAAAATTGTCGCCAACTACGCCGTTGGTTTTGATAACATCGACATTCGTGAAGCGAATAAGCATGGCGTAGTTATAACAAACACCCCAGGCGTACTAACTGAAGCCGTAGCCGAACATACACTCGCACTTATGTTTGCAGTGGCGCGGCGCGTTGTGGAAAGCGACGCGTTTATGCGCACCGGTCAGTATACTCACTGGTTGCCGCTGGGCTTTTTGGGTCAATCACTTTGGGGCAAAACCTTGGGGATTATTGGCCTAGGTCGAATTGGCACTTGGGTCGCCGAGGCCGCTCATCGCGGTCTCAATATGCAAATTCTTTACCACGATTCTGGGCGGAGTGATGAACTTGAAATGAAATTAAATGCCGAATACCATGAGCTTGATGTGCTTCTGCGCAAATCCGATATAGTCACACTTCACGTTCCGCTCACGGATGAGACACAACATTTAATCGGCGAACGTGAATTGAGTAAAATGAAGCCAACGGCAATTCTTATCAATACGGCGCGCGGGCCGGTGGTTGATGAACAAGCACTCTACCATTCATTGCACGAACGTAAAATTTTTGGCGCGGGTTTGGATGTGTTCGAGCATGAACCCAAACTCTATCACGGTTTAGAAAAGTTGCCGAATGTGGTTTTAACGCCGCACATTGCCTCGGCAACTAACGAAGCTCGGCAAGCGATGGCGGAAATTGCCGCTCGCAATATCATCGAGGTCCTCGCCGGTCGACCGCCTTTGAATCCGATCAAAAGTGAATCCTGAATTACGGCCTATTGCTTACGATTAAGGCTACTTTCGCCCCTTCTGCGGGATTGTTGTTATTATAATCGCCAATTGCATCTAAAAGAATTTTTTCTTTATACAAAAAATTTGCGCCGCGTTTAGTGCCTGGATCATTTGTAATAAAATAACCGGTGTTCGTGTAACCTTTAACGACGAGCATGTGATACCGTGGCCCGGGTTGCTTGAAGTATGGATTGCCGAGTTCTTGACCCGCGGCCGGAACGATGACCAGTTTATTGTTTGCCAGCGCGCGCTTGAGCGCTTCACTAGAAACATTATTCTCGAGCTTAACCCCGACAGCGTAAACAGCTTCCAATAATTGGGCGGTTTCCGCGGCTGTTGTGCTTGCAGAGTAGCCAAGATTTTTTACTTCCCAGCTTTCAAGCTCTCGCATTGCCGCTTCAGCGTCTTTTGGTCCGACGATGCTTTCGCCACGAAAAAAACGTCCAACCATCAGTGTCGAGGCTTCTTCACAGTATTCTTCGTGGCGTGTATCCCAGACACCCTCGGGCGCTTGTGAGGTAAAGGGGACGTTAAGATTGACTTGAGCGGGAAGAGAGTCTGGTTCTGAATTAGGAGCGTTCGATTCGGGCGCAGGCTTTTGGTTTACCGGTTGGCTATTAGCCGGAGTAACTTCAGGCAATTGGATACTCGCGGCAGTTTGCTCGTATTGCTTGATTGCAATACGTCTTTGTCCAGGCCCAAGCCACAAACCAAGCGCCGTTACAAGTATGAGTAAGAGGATTCGACTATGGAGTTTCTGGCCAGATTTGATTGCCTGTTTCATCATACAAACGAATTGCATCGACCGGGCAGGATTGAGCCGCCAAGAGAATCGTTTCGGCGTCATCGCTGATTGGGTCGTGGATAATGGCAATGTTTTCATCGTCAAGTTCAAAGGTGCCAGGCGCGATCGCGACACAGCTTGCGGCGCCGATACAGAGGTTGCGATCAACCTCGATTCGCGCGATGCGTTTGCCGTTTGGGAGTATGAGTGGTGGAAGCGCCATAAGTGGTTATCTTAGCACGTGGATGGACTCATTGCGCACTGAATGCATAGTTACGGGCGATAATTTTACCTGTGCGTGTCACGCGTCGAGTCAGGCCACTCTGCGCTTGACTGACTTGCAAGGCGATTTTGAACGCGTGGATTATTTTTTGAGTATCTCGTTGAGTCGTTGTCCAGCCTAGACTAATTCGAATCGTCGAATAAATATCATCATACTCGCGACCGATGGTGCGCAAATTCATCCCGGCATGTTTAGGATCAGTTTGAGAGCAAGCTGATCCAGTTGAAACGGCGATACCTGCTTGGTCAAGCAGATAAACAATTTGCTCCGCATCGAGGCTGGGGAAAGTGAGGCTCAATAAATTCGGCAAACCCTCGGGCTGATCGTTGCGGATTGAGTTTGGGAAAAAATTTACGAGTTCATCGGCTATTTTATCTCGGTATATTCGAATCTTTTTTTTGATTTTTGGCAGGCGTTGCCAAGTTTCTTGGAGCGCAATTTGGATGCGAATCGCACCCATCACATTCTCGGTGCCGCTTCGGAGGCCAGTTTGTTGTCCGCCGCCGTAAAAAAGCGGTTCAAGCGGTGTTTCGTGTTTATGATATAGAAGTCCGATGCCACTGCCCGCGCCAATTTTAGGGCCCGAGAGAGTTAGCAGATCGATGCCGAGTTGATCGACAGTGAATTGATGCCAGGCGGCAAATTGGCTGGCATCGGTATGCAACCAAATTTTTTGGCCGGTTTGTTTCTGGTAAGTTTTGAGGACGCCGGCAACTTGGCGGATCGGTTGGAGTGTACCGATTTCATTGTTAGCCGCCATAATCGAGACTAGGCGCGTTGTCGGCTTGAGAGCAGACTTCAAAGTTGCGAGCTTAACTTGCCCATGCGTTGTGACGGGTAAAATTGTCAGCGTGATACGTTTTGCTTTGGCTTCATGCTGAAGGGGCGCCAAAACGGCTGGATGTTCAATGGCGAGTGTAATGACATGCGGTTTTCGCAATTGAGCGCGAATAATGCCGAGGAGAGCCAGATTGGTGCTTTCGGTAGCGCCTGAAGTGAAAATCAGCTCATGCGGATGACACTCGAGAAGGCGGGCAATCTTTTGCCGAGCTAGATTCAGTAATTCTTTGCTCTCGCGACCAAACTGGTGCAGACTGCTCGGATTGCCAAAGTTTTTGCAGGCTCCTTGCCAGGCATGCTGAACTCGCGGCCACATTGGCGCCGCGGCGGCAAAGTCAGCATAAACTCGCGAAGAATAATTCATCTTGATTCCAAAACAGATAAAATTAGCATAACAGCAGACTAAATTCTAGCTCAAGGATGAACCAAGCCTTAGAATCGTTGATGATTACTGGGGTGCAAAAGGCGCATCTGGATAGTTAGAATAACAATCAGCAAAAGCGTGTTTAGAATCATCAAAACGACGAGCGTTTTCATCGAACGCTGAACACTCTTCGTTTGGGCTTGAAGCTCGCGCACAACTGGCTCGTCGGCGATCGCTTGAGCGATTACCGTTGGCATGATTGGGACAGGAGGCGTGACCGTCGCTTGGGTATCGGTTTTTTGTTCAACTTGAGAGGTCGTTGATTGCGTTTGTGTTGATCGAGGAGGAAGCGTGGGAGTTTTAGTCGAAGCGGTATTGATTGGCAAGGTTGTGTTTTGAGAACCAGCTTGAGTTGAAGTTTTCACTTTAACTTGCACGTTGGATTCGGGGTTGGTTTGCGCTTCGGCAACCGCGCGAGTAGTAGTATCTGTCGCCTGCGTTTCCGCGCTTGCTTTTGCGAAACCGGCTTGAGCCAGAGCGCTCGCCCCAGCGTTCGCGGCATTTGTCGGCGAGTTGATACCAAGCAACCAAATAAAGAGAACTCCAGTGAGGGCGTTGCGCATTCGGACCTTTCTCCCCTTTGAAGTCATTGGCCGTAGATTAGCAAGAGAGATTTCGCAGAGTCAAATTTTCATCCTGAAATTAGCTAAAAGCCACGGTGTAGATTTTGAAATTTTTTTCTGTGGGGAAAAGTTTTAGTTCGTACCCAGAAAAGTATTTTGGAGCCCTTATCAATTCATAAAATCTTGGTTTGTGAACGTAGACATTGGTTTGATTAGATTGATTAGTCACATCACGGCCGTGAAATGCCTCCGGCACCGGTTTGCCGTTCAAAGTGAGAATTAATCTATTGCCTTGAGGCTGTTCCATGAGAAAATTAATAGCTTGCGCCGGAGTAGAGAGCGAGAGATAGTCTTCACCCGCTTGATTGTCGCGAGCATGGACGGTTGAGTCAGCCGTTGTCTGCCACTCGCCGTTGAGGGACACATTACTATACATTAGACATTCGTGATTAAAATGAATAGGATATGAAGTCGGGTAATGAGGGTGGGTCA
The Candidatus Berkelbacteria bacterium DNA segment above includes these coding regions:
- a CDS encoding cysteine desulfurase, whose amino-acid sequence is MNYSSRVYADFAAAAPMWPRVQHAWQGACKNFGNPSSLHQFGRESKELLNLARQKIARLLECHPHELIFTSGATESTNLALLGIIRAQLRKPHVITLAIEHPAVLAPLQHEAKAKRITLTILPVTTHGQVKLATLKSALKPTTRLVSIMAANNEIGTLQPIRQVAGVLKTYQKQTGQKIWLHTDASQFAAWHQFTVDQLGIDLLTLSGPKIGAGSGIGLLYHKHETPLEPLFYGGGQQTGLRSGTENVMGAIRIQIALQETWQRLPKIKKKIRIYRDKIADELVNFFPNSIRNDQPEGLPNLLSLTFPSLDAEQIVYLLDQAGIAVSTGSACSQTDPKHAGMNLRTIGREYDDIYSTIRISLGWTTTQRDTQKIIHAFKIALQVSQAQSGLTRRVTRTGKIIARNYAFSAQ
- a CDS encoding ferredoxin; translated protein: MALPPLILPNGKRIARIEVDRNLCIGAASCVAIAPGTFELDDENIAIIHDPISDDAETILLAAQSCPVDAIRLYDETGNQIWPETP
- a CDS encoding carbohydrate kinase family protein, whose translation is MNSVDFLSIGDTQYDTILSLAPEEVSVRCRLNREDCKMCLDYAGKIPVSELHAMVAGNAANVAVTAARLDGTVALWTLLGDDEIADEEIQTLQREGITTAWMEKVPGAESNRSTVITVNGERTILVYHAPRRYVLPKNLPSARIVYFTSMGPGAETLFPAVIRYVERTGARLVYQPGTYQLRLGAERAQPLLALVNCIIMNKEEAQAYTHHRAGKPLELLRALKRLGAKIAVVTDGTNGSYATDGETSWSMGIRPEIPRIEATGAGDAFASAFGVALLEGATIPEALRWGTFNAEGVIQEFGPQKGILKRKQLEELCLRYPQFVAKEIERKA
- a CDS encoding transketolase; the encoded protein is MTICELEKQANAIRQDIIKMLVRAGSGHSAGPLGMADVFTALYFNSLHHKPKQPTWSERDRVVLSNGHICPVLYATLAHAGYFPKKELFTLRAFGTRLQGHPHRGTLPGIETTSGPLGSGLSQAAGMALAGRMDAARWRVYCLMSDGEHDAGNTWEAVMFAGKEKFSNLTAILDRNNIQIDGFTEDVMPLEPLAEKYRAFGWQVLETDGHNIKAIIDSVNQARSTFEQPTLILAHTIPGKGVSFMEQRFEWHGKSPNKIEAQKALHELRTLQGKI
- a CDS encoding transketolase family protein, whose translation is MSSAPCKVKFEGNMSSLERVPIRDGYGDGLLLAGRQNPSVVALCADLTESTRTELFAKAFPKRFVEIGVAEQNLATVASGLAAAGKIPFMTSYASFSPGRNWEQIRTTICYNNQPVKIIGSHAGISVGPDGATHQALEDIALMRVLPNMTVLVPCDHIEARKATLATLDHPGPVYLRLAREPTPVLTTESTPFKIGQAQVYKLGTDVSLVACGPLVYETLIAAEELALKKISARVINCHTIKPLDEATLLAAFQETGAVVTVEEHQMAGGLGGAIAELATQYAPVPIERVGVRDRYGESGPPEILLEHFHLKARDITAAAVRALKRKEA
- a CDS encoding C39 family peptidase; protein product: MMKQAIKSGQKLHSRILLLILVTALGLWLGPGQRRIAIKQYEQTAASIQLPEVTPANSQPVNQKPAPESNAPNSEPDSLPAQVNLNVPFTSQAPEGVWDTRHEEYCEEASTLMVGRFFRGESIVGPKDAEAAMRELESWEVKNLGYSASTTAAETAQLLEAVYAVGVKLENNVSSEALKRALANNKLVIVPAAGQELGNPYFKQPGPRYHMLVVKGYTNTGYFITNDPGTKRGANFLYKEKILLDAIGDYNNNNPAEGAKVALIVSNRP
- a CDS encoding RpiB/LacA/LacB family sugar-phosphate isomerase; this encodes MQNIYLGSDHAGFEYKQKLIQLLREHEQDLGLSQIIDLGPETLTPDDDYPEYAFRVAEQVANAPAALGILICGNGQGVCLAANKVVGSRAVSAFSPLMAASTRTDDHANILCLPARFLSWAQIQEIVTTWLKAQPNPEIRHLRRLALVKKYETNRPRL
- a CDS encoding class II fructose-bisphosphate aldolase: MASAVQLFNQARHEGWAIGAFNVANLETIQAICQAAARLEAPVLIESSPGETEYIGAKALADLVSAYRERYGVQVFLNLDHAITEEVITEALAVGYDLIHFDGGELEFAENLKRTQQLVRVVHRHKKLIEGEIDHITGSSTLHKESAKTAQDSAHFTDPEQAHEFVRVTNIDTLAVSIGNVHGVYATPPRLDLERLAKIHTQVPCFLSLHGGSGISEADIRAAIKAGITKVNVNSELRIAFLTALQKAVKAPKEMAAYKYLPPVIKAVQAIVEKKITLFGSTGKAKRTWIKRIIA
- a CDS encoding D-glycerate dehydrogenase; its protein translation is MRIVVTRRIPEEGLALLRRIGTVEVYTHDKIIPRAELLKRIHGANAALTLLTEKVDAEFFEAAGSSLKIVANYAVGFDNIDIREANKHGVVITNTPGVLTEAVAEHTLALMFAVARRVVESDAFMRTGQYTHWLPLGFLGQSLWGKTLGIIGLGRIGTWVAEAAHRGLNMQILYHDSGRSDELEMKLNAEYHELDVLLRKSDIVTLHVPLTDETQHLIGERELSKMKPTAILINTARGPVVDEQALYHSLHERKIFGAGLDVFEHEPKLYHGLEKLPNVVLTPHIASATNEARQAMAEIAARNIIEVLAGRPPLNPIKSES